One window from the genome of Haladaptatus paucihalophilus DX253 encodes:
- a CDS encoding AzlD domain-containing protein, with protein sequence MSPAPTTDFGSNTLWLVILAAGVGTYAIRVSFIALFGRLDEIPEGVERALRFVPAAVLSALVVPQFVYADGSLALSPDNLRLFAGAFAVVVAWKTENILATIVAGMGALWLLSYLL encoded by the coding sequence ATGTCCCCCGCACCGACCACCGACTTCGGCTCGAACACCCTCTGGCTCGTCATCCTCGCCGCGGGCGTCGGCACCTACGCGATTCGCGTCTCGTTCATCGCCCTGTTCGGCCGATTAGACGAGATACCCGAGGGCGTCGAGCGCGCGCTCCGCTTCGTCCCGGCCGCCGTCCTCTCCGCGCTTGTCGTCCCCCAGTTCGTCTACGCCGACGGGAGCCTCGCGCTCTCGCCGGACAACCTTCGGTTGTTCGCGGGCGCGTTCGCCGTCGTCGTCGCGTGGAAAACCGAGAACATCTTGGCGACCATCGTCGCCGGGATGGGCGCGCTGTGGCTGTTGAGTTACCTGCTGTAG
- a CDS encoding AzlC family ABC transporter permease → MSSRADFLAGVRVALPITLGVVPFGMVTGVAAVDVGIPAIHAFAMSVIVFAGASQLAAIELIGRNAPIAVVILTMLVVNLRMMMYSASIAPYFERESARWKAALPYLLTDQAYAVSLLKFRNDETTSRRWYYLGVAVPLWVAWQTATVVGILLGGGVPEGWHLEFAVPLVFLAVLVPTVTDRATLAAAIVGGAAAVAANGLPFDLGLVAAAIVGIGAGLAAEEVF, encoded by the coding sequence GTGTCATCACGTGCCGATTTTCTCGCGGGCGTCCGCGTCGCGTTGCCGATTACGCTCGGCGTCGTTCCGTTCGGGATGGTCACCGGTGTCGCCGCGGTGGACGTCGGCATTCCGGCGATACACGCCTTCGCGATGTCGGTTATCGTCTTCGCCGGGGCGTCGCAACTCGCCGCTATCGAACTCATCGGCCGAAACGCACCCATCGCCGTCGTCATCCTGACCATGCTCGTCGTCAACCTCCGGATGATGATGTACAGCGCCTCCATCGCACCGTACTTCGAGCGCGAGTCGGCGCGGTGGAAGGCGGCACTCCCGTACCTGTTGACCGATCAGGCCTACGCCGTCTCCCTGCTGAAGTTCAGAAACGATGAGACCACCAGCAGGCGATGGTACTACCTCGGCGTCGCGGTGCCGCTCTGGGTCGCGTGGCAGACGGCTACCGTCGTCGGCATCCTCCTCGGCGGGGGCGTTCCCGAAGGCTGGCACCTCGAATTCGCCGTCCCGCTGGTCTTCCTCGCCGTGTTGGTCCCGACCGTCACGGACCGCGCGACGCTGGCCGCCGCCATCGTTGGCGGTGCGGCGGCGGTCGCGGCCAACGGCCTCCCGTTCGACCTCGGCCTCGTCGCGGCGGCAATCGTCGGTATCGGAGCCGGACTCGCCGCGGAGGAGGTGTTCTGA
- a CDS encoding deoxyribonuclease IV: MRVGAHVSMSSSKVTSDETKPPHGNIANAVCRQVAFGGNCGQIFTTSPQVWQDPDLSDEEVELFVNETDEKLDGPWVIHSSYLVNLCTPKDDLRAKSIASMQTEVDAADELGIEYVNVHLGAHTGAGVEGGLDNAASALDELDIPDGVTVLIESDAGSGTKLGGDFEHLATVLDESEQDLDVCIDTAHAFAAGYDLSTEEGVEETIEEFDEVVGLEHLKCIHLNDSKHECGTNKDEHALIGEGYIGEEGMSAIINHPELEDVPLVLETPTEDGKGFAWNIARVKELRENGE, translated from the coding sequence ATGCGAGTCGGCGCACACGTTTCCATGTCCAGTTCGAAGGTCACGAGCGACGAGACGAAACCACCCCACGGCAACATCGCGAACGCGGTCTGCCGACAGGTCGCCTTCGGCGGCAACTGCGGGCAGATTTTCACCACGTCCCCGCAGGTCTGGCAGGACCCGGACCTCAGCGACGAGGAGGTCGAACTGTTCGTGAACGAAACCGACGAGAAACTCGACGGCCCGTGGGTCATCCACTCGTCGTACCTCGTCAACCTCTGCACGCCGAAGGACGACCTCCGCGCGAAATCCATCGCCAGCATGCAGACCGAAGTGGACGCCGCGGACGAACTCGGCATCGAATACGTCAACGTCCACCTCGGCGCTCACACTGGCGCGGGCGTCGAAGGCGGCCTGGACAACGCCGCCAGCGCGCTGGACGAACTGGATATCCCGGACGGCGTCACCGTCCTCATCGAGAGCGACGCCGGGAGCGGGACCAAACTCGGCGGCGACTTCGAACACCTCGCCACCGTCCTCGACGAGTCCGAGCAGGACCTCGACGTGTGCATCGACACCGCCCACGCCTTCGCCGCGGGCTACGACCTCTCCACCGAGGAGGGCGTCGAGGAGACCATCGAGGAATTCGACGAGGTGGTCGGTCTGGAGCACCTCAAGTGCATCCACCTCAACGACTCGAAACACGAGTGTGGCACGAACAAGGACGAACACGCCCTCATCGGCGAGGGCTACATCGGTGAGGAGGGCATGTCCGCCATCATCAACCACCCCGAACTCGAAGACGTGCCGCTCGTCCTCGAAACGCCGACCGAGGACGGCAAGGGCTTCGCGTGGAACATCGCCCGCGTGAAGGAACTGCGCGAGAACGGCGAATAA
- a CDS encoding TIGR00341 family protein, protein MRLVQILVPRGKRTDVLDALDEEGVDYAVFDETGRTEFTALVTFPVPPSAVEPILEKLRDVGIEEDAFTIVLQPETVVSRRIGELKRRYAGVNIAREELRDRASEMAPDRSTFFSMTVISTIIAATGLLLNSSAVIIGAMVIAPLMGPAMAASVGTVVDEPDLVSRGVWYQITGLLVAIASAALFGFLVQGTVLIPPGIDIRTIPAVTERFTPNFLSLLLALGAGAAGVISLMRGSGSVIVGVMIAVALVPPAATVGLGIAWLDFGVALGATVNVLVNLLSINLTALALLWVSGYRPERIRSVGEARSRTLARIAVILVAIAVLSLGLGLVTYGTNRTTVYQEQANDEIHSLFNGENAPYAEYQLVNSSVTYRPIEFYQGKPAQVRIVTDPPGQPPDGIAQRIDRDITRRTGQKTTVEVVFVQSQESS, encoded by the coding sequence ATGCGTCTCGTGCAAATTCTCGTCCCACGTGGCAAACGGACGGACGTTCTCGATGCACTGGACGAGGAGGGGGTAGACTACGCCGTGTTCGACGAAACCGGGCGGACGGAGTTCACCGCGCTGGTCACGTTCCCGGTGCCGCCGAGCGCCGTCGAACCCATCCTCGAAAAACTCCGCGACGTGGGCATCGAGGAGGACGCCTTCACCATCGTGCTACAGCCGGAAACGGTCGTTTCGAGGCGAATCGGGGAACTCAAACGGCGGTACGCCGGGGTGAACATCGCCCGCGAGGAACTCCGCGACAGGGCGTCCGAGATGGCTCCCGACCGCTCGACCTTCTTCTCGATGACGGTCATCAGCACCATCATCGCGGCGACCGGGCTGTTGCTCAACTCGTCGGCCGTCATCATCGGCGCGATGGTCATCGCACCGCTGATGGGTCCGGCAATGGCCGCGAGCGTCGGGACGGTCGTTGACGAACCCGATTTGGTGTCCAGGGGCGTCTGGTACCAGATCACCGGTCTACTGGTCGCCATCGCGAGCGCGGCCCTCTTCGGGTTCCTCGTTCAGGGAACCGTGCTCATCCCGCCCGGAATCGACATCCGAACGATTCCGGCGGTGACGGAACGGTTCACGCCGAACTTCCTGTCGTTGCTGCTGGCGCTCGGCGCGGGCGCGGCGGGCGTCATCAGCCTCATGCGCGGTTCCGGGTCGGTCATCGTCGGCGTGATGATCGCCGTCGCGTTGGTCCCCCCGGCCGCGACCGTCGGCCTCGGAATCGCGTGGCTCGATTTCGGCGTCGCGTTGGGTGCGACCGTGAACGTCCTCGTGAACCTCCTGTCGATAAACCTCACCGCGCTGGCGCTGCTGTGGGTGTCCGGCTATCGCCCCGAACGGATACGGTCCGTCGGGGAAGCCCGTTCCAGAACCCTGGCGCGAATCGCGGTCATCCTCGTCGCCATCGCGGTCCTCTCGCTCGGTCTCGGACTCGTCACCTACGGAACGAACCGGACGACGGTCTATCAAGAGCAGGCGAACGACGAGATACACTCGCTGTTCAACGGCGAGAACGCACCGTATGCGGAGTATCAGCTCGTGAATTCCTCGGTGACGTACCGACCGATCGAGTTCTACCAGGGGAAACCCGCACAGGTTCGAATCGTCACCGACCCGCCGGGTCAGCCACCGGACGGCATCGCACAGCGAATCGACCGCGATATCACGCGACGAACGGGGCAGAAGACGACCGTCGAAGTCGTGTTCGTCCAATCGCAAGAGTCGTCGTAG
- a CDS encoding YbhB/YbcL family Raf kinase inhibitor-like protein → MGDLSIRTSSLTHGEEIPEKFTKEGADVSPELTIGGAPDDAASLAVIVDDPDAPNATFTHWTMWNLPPDTVEIPEGVPTTETVTTLGDASQGQNDFGDVGYGGPRPPKGHGPHEYRFRLLAVDTTLDLPPGAPRRELDTSLAGHVLAEDRFTGVFERS, encoded by the coding sequence ATGGGCGACCTCTCCATTCGAACGTCTTCGCTCACGCACGGCGAAGAGATACCCGAGAAGTTCACCAAGGAGGGTGCGGACGTCTCCCCGGAACTGACAATCGGTGGCGCGCCGGACGACGCGGCGTCGCTCGCCGTCATCGTCGACGACCCGGACGCGCCGAACGCGACGTTCACCCACTGGACGATGTGGAACCTGCCGCCGGATACCGTCGAAATCCCGGAGGGCGTGCCGACGACGGAGACGGTAACGACCCTCGGCGACGCGTCGCAAGGCCAGAACGATTTCGGCGACGTGGGCTACGGCGGTCCACGCCCGCCGAAGGGCCACGGCCCTCACGAGTATCGATTTCGACTGCTCGCCGTCGATACGACGTTGGACCTGCCGCCGGGTGCTCCGCGACGGGAGTTGGACACGTCGCTCGCGGGGCACGTGCTGGCCGAGGACCGATTCACGGGCGTTTTCGAGCGATCGTAG
- a CDS encoding DUF7475 family protein, whose amino-acid sequence MATETRSWFDRTDGLASLDYVGIVLAAITGFIHLYEGVEDLGEGIFGILFILAGLGFFGAIVLLWLGFNRRILYPVGIAFTGIQFAAYFGLRWPNVYEPLGLVDKLVQLLLIVVLFLLWQTVE is encoded by the coding sequence ATGGCGACCGAAACCCGCTCGTGGTTCGACCGCACAGACGGACTGGCGTCGCTCGATTACGTAGGTATCGTCCTCGCCGCGATTACCGGTTTCATTCACCTCTACGAGGGCGTGGAGGACCTCGGCGAGGGAATCTTCGGAATCCTGTTCATCCTCGCCGGACTCGGCTTCTTCGGTGCCATCGTCCTCCTCTGGTTGGGATTCAATCGGCGGATTCTGTACCCCGTCGGTATCGCGTTCACCGGCATCCAGTTCGCCGCGTACTTCGGCCTGCGCTGGCCGAACGTCTACGAACCGCTCGGTCTCGTGGACAAACTCGTCCAGCTCCTGCTCATCGTCGTCCTCTTCCTGCTGTGGCAGACGGTGGAGTGA
- a CDS encoding lipoate--protein ligase family protein: MTLADRDWRLVREESWDGPLNMALDEIAAETAANGGPRTLRVYRWDPSTLSLGYRQDPETVDWEFCEDEGITVTRRPTGGGGIYHDNYGDISYSIIAPADELPGDLMETYELLCEPIFDAFQRMGVDAGFTEEKLPVIHEPACYLRELHPAHDVVANGRKISGNAQYRRKDAVIQHGSLKFALDATRHLSTFANPETTAAQFHERVTTINEEASIDRDDAVTAVEEALHDWGDATEGSWTDDELSRAREHADAKFGSEAWTKHRDDPTA, translated from the coding sequence ATGACGCTGGCGGACAGGGACTGGCGGCTCGTGCGAGAAGAATCGTGGGACGGCCCGCTGAACATGGCGCTCGACGAAATCGCCGCGGAAACGGCCGCGAACGGCGGGCCGCGAACTCTCCGCGTGTATCGCTGGGACCCGAGCACGCTGTCGCTCGGCTACCGACAGGACCCGGAGACGGTCGATTGGGAGTTCTGCGAGGACGAAGGAATCACCGTCACGCGGCGGCCGACCGGCGGCGGCGGCATTTATCACGACAACTACGGCGACATCTCCTACTCCATCATCGCCCCCGCCGACGAACTGCCGGGCGACCTGATGGAGACGTACGAACTGCTCTGTGAGCCGATTTTTGACGCGTTCCAGCGAATGGGCGTCGACGCGGGGTTCACCGAGGAGAAACTCCCCGTCATCCACGAACCGGCGTGCTACCTCCGGGAACTCCACCCCGCACACGACGTGGTGGCGAACGGGCGCAAAATTAGCGGCAACGCGCAGTATCGCCGGAAGGATGCCGTCATCCAACACGGTTCGCTGAAGTTCGCACTCGACGCGACACGCCACCTCTCGACGTTTGCGAATCCCGAGACGACGGCGGCGCAGTTCCACGAACGCGTGACCACCATCAACGAGGAAGCCAGCATCGACCGCGACGACGCCGTGACCGCCGTCGAGGAGGCGCTTCACGACTGGGGAGACGCGACAGAAGGGTCGTGGACGGACGACGAACTGTCCCGAGCACGCGAGCACGCGGACGCGAAGTTCGGAAGCGAGGCGTGGACGAAGCACCGCGACGACCCGACCGCGTGA
- a CDS encoding thioredoxin domain-containing protein: MVRRARRSCFLIDRSGVVRYVWVSDHPIDPTMRRPPLAEVHDAVLEAFGTEPETFGVE; encoded by the coding sequence ATGGTCCGCCGTGCCAGACGGTCGTGTTTTCTCATCGACCGGTCGGGCGTCGTCCGGTACGTCTGGGTCAGCGACCACCCCATCGACCCGACGATGAGACGACCCCCGCTCGCGGAGGTTCACGACGCTGTTCTGGAGGCGTTCGGCACCGAACCGGAGACGTTCGGGGTGGAGTGA